The proteins below are encoded in one region of Candidatus Deferrimicrobiaceae bacterium:
- the tadA gene encoding tRNA adenosine(34) deaminase TadA has protein sequence MTDREKWMRVALAEAAKAANEGEVPVGAVVVGPSGKIIARAHNRMVSGNDPAAHAEILALRRAAKKLSNYRLTGCRLVVTLEPCVMCAGAAVNARVSEIIFGAADPKAGAVHSLFRIASDERLNHRAMVIPGVLGKECAAILTAFFRPRRKA, from the coding sequence GTGACTGACCGGGAGAAGTGGATGCGGGTCGCGCTTGCCGAGGCGGCGAAGGCGGCGAACGAGGGAGAGGTCCCGGTCGGCGCGGTGGTGGTGGGACCCTCCGGGAAGATCATCGCCCGCGCGCACAACCGGATGGTTTCGGGGAACGACCCCGCCGCGCACGCGGAGATCCTCGCCTTGCGCAGGGCGGCGAAGAAGCTTTCCAACTACCGGCTCACGGGCTGCCGTCTCGTGGTGACGCTCGAGCCGTGCGTGATGTGCGCGGGGGCCGCCGTCAACGCCCGGGTTTCCGAAATCATCTTCGGGGCGGCCGACCCCAAGGCGGGAGCCGTTCACAGCCTCTTCCGGATCGCCTCCGACGAGAGGCTCAACCACCGGGCGATGGTGATCCCCGGGGTTCTCGGGAAGGAGTGCGCCGCCATCCTCACCGCGT
- a CDS encoding DUF3106 domain-containing protein — MSPGTRKRSILACALALCLAVMATGRQAVAGGRDGAPSGRRGDAFVRAEGRRVAQAGEVTPEKIERWRTMTPEDRERIRERYHRWKELPPERKERILERRRQWRELPEGQRSFLMQRREIYRNAGPQEKRTIETFARRWRDLPPERRRALRGRLAEWRDLPEGKRDERLREWPFYQRFSPDERKAVSRFLFSQPSRGPKRGPPGSSRD, encoded by the coding sequence ATGTCACCCGGCACCCGAAAGCGATCGATTCTGGCGTGCGCGCTGGCGCTTTGCCTGGCTGTCATGGCGACCGGGCGGCAGGCCGTCGCGGGCGGCCGGGACGGCGCACCATCCGGGAGGAGAGGCGATGCGTTCGTGCGGGCGGAAGGTCGGCGGGTGGCCCAGGCGGGGGAAGTGACGCCGGAGAAGATCGAGCGATGGCGCACCATGACGCCGGAGGATCGGGAGAGGATCCGGGAGCGGTACCACCGGTGGAAGGAGCTTCCCCCGGAACGCAAGGAGAGGATCCTCGAGAGGAGGCGACAATGGCGGGAGCTCCCGGAGGGGCAGCGGAGCTTCCTGATGCAGCGGCGCGAGATCTACCGGAACGCCGGGCCGCAGGAGAAGCGGACCATCGAGACGTTCGCCCGGCGGTGGCGGGATCTCCCCCCCGAACGGCGCCGCGCGTTGCGGGGCCGGCTGGCCGAGTGGCGGGACCTCCCCGAGGGCAAGCGGGACGAACGGCTGAGGGAATGGCCGTTCTACCAAAGATTTTCCCCCGACGAGCGAAAGGCGGTGAGCCGTTTCCTGTTCTCCCAGCCCTCCCGGGGACCGAAGCGCGGTCCCCCCGGTTCCTCGCGTGACTGA